A window from Balearica regulorum gibbericeps isolate bBalReg1 chromosome 1, bBalReg1.pri, whole genome shotgun sequence encodes these proteins:
- the LOC104632243 gene encoding erythroblast NAD(P)(+)--arginine ADP-ribosyltransferase-like encodes MEHLVLGLVLLSRTLDSASPRHRRDLDPVKVLDMAPSSFDDQYQGCSRMMEEELQELNQTEFASNRVYNEAWSQAIAEWQSKQHHVSRVPALRLEHVVTLLAYTLDSPLYLEFNAAVRVAGRSREEYLNTFHFKVLHFLLSEALRILRDAQPQKCHNVYRGVDIRFTARHHQSIRFGQFTSTSLQKDKAWQFGQFTSTSLWKGKAWQFDQGTFFLVETCYGVLIRNFSVYPDEEEVLIPPFEIFKVTNITHNGNRTIIQLRSQGASSTYNCEWVKEKSSKNQTCVFSAGRSIHGEPPCLWGLFLAATALAAATGS; translated from the exons ATGGAGCACCTGGTGCTGGGCTTGGTGCTGCTGTCCCGGACCCTGGACTCTGCCAGCCCCCGGCACCGGCGAGACCTCGACCCTGTCAAGGTGCTGGACATGGCCCCCAGCTCCTTCGATGACCAGTACCAGGGCTGCAGCCGCatgatggaggaggagctgcaggagctcaACCAAACTGAGTTCGCCAGCAACAGAGTCTACAATGAGGCCTGGAGTCAAGCCAtcgctgaatggcagagcaAGCAGCACCACGTCTCCCGTGTGCCAGCGCTGCGACTGGAGCATGTGGTCACCCTGCTGGCATACACCCTGGACTCCCCCCTGTACCTGGAGTTCAACGCAGCCGTGCGTGTGGCCGGGCGCTCCCGTGAGGAATACCTGAACACCTTCCACTTCAAGGTGCTGCATTTCCTCCTGAGCGAGGCCCTGCGTATCCTGCGGGACGCCCAGCCCCAAAAATGCCACAACGTCTACCGGGGCGTAGACATTCGCTTCACCGCCCGGCACCACCAATCCATCCGCTTTGGCCAGTtcacctccacctccctccAGAAAGACAAAGCCTGGCAGTTTGGCCAGTTCACCTCCACCTCCCTCTGGAAAGGCAAAGCCTGGCAGTTTGACCAGGGCACCTTCTTCTTGGTGGAGACCTGCTACGGTGTCCTCATCAGGAACTTCTCCGTCTACCCTGATGAGGAGGAGGTCCTCATCCCACCCTTTGAGATCTTCAAGGTCACCAACATCACCCACAATGGGAACAGAACCATCATCCAGCTCCGCTCCCAGGGCGCAAGCAGCACCTACAACTGCGAGTGGGTGAAAG AGAAGAGCTCCAAGAACCAGACATGCGTCTTCAGCGCAG gcaggagcatccATGGGGAACCCCCCTGCCTCTGGGGGTTATTCCTGGCAGCCACGGCCCTGGCAGCTGCCACAGGATCCTGA